In Shouchella patagoniensis, the following are encoded in one genomic region:
- the yhaM gene encoding 3'-5' exoribonuclease YhaM, with translation MEKGIRHHQVGEAVDRYLLIKTATKQIASNSKPFLTLILGDHTGEIEAKLWGVSPEDEATFINKTVVHIQGDVIDYRGRMQLKIASIRPTSPMDGVKINDFVRSAPLSPDDMLDEINQYIFEISNPNIQRITRFLVKKHQQAFIESPAATKNHHEFMGGLAYHVVSMLRIAKSLIHLYPSLDPDLLYSGIILHDMGKVRELSGAIDTTYTLEGKLLGHISIGANEIAEAAKELDIDGEELLMMQHMMLSHHGKSEWGSPKAPVLREAEVLHLIDNVDAKINMMDRVLERVEPGEFSERVMALENRSFYKPGFHKKPLEL, from the coding sequence ATGGAGAAAGGCATAAGGCACCACCAGGTTGGGGAGGCTGTTGATCGCTATCTATTAATCAAAACGGCGACAAAGCAAATTGCAAGTAATTCCAAACCTTTTTTGACATTGATTCTTGGAGATCATACTGGAGAGATTGAGGCGAAACTATGGGGTGTTTCACCTGAAGATGAAGCAACGTTTATTAATAAAACCGTTGTACATATCCAAGGAGATGTAATTGATTATCGTGGCAGGATGCAATTGAAGATTGCAAGTATTAGACCGACTTCACCTATGGATGGCGTGAAAATTAATGATTTCGTGCGTTCTGCACCACTCTCCCCTGATGACATGCTTGATGAAATTAATCAATATATTTTTGAAATCAGCAATCCTAACATACAACGAATTACTCGTTTTTTAGTAAAAAAACATCAACAGGCATTTATTGAATCTCCAGCAGCGACTAAAAACCATCATGAGTTTATGGGAGGACTTGCGTATCACGTTGTATCAATGCTTCGAATTGCAAAAAGTTTAATCCACTTGTATCCAAGCCTCGATCCCGATTTACTATACTCTGGTATTATCCTTCATGATATGGGGAAAGTCCGTGAATTATCAGGCGCTATTGATACCACATATACGTTGGAAGGGAAATTACTTGGTCATATTTCAATTGGGGCAAATGAGATTGCAGAAGCGGCAAAGGAATTAGATATAGACGGGGAAGAGTTATTAATGATGCAACATATGATGTTAAGTCATCATGGAAAAAGCGAGTGGGGCAGTCCTAAAGCTCCTGTACTGCGTGAAGCAGAAGTTCTCCATTTAATCGATAATGTCGATGCCAAGATAAATATGATGGACCGGGTTCTGGAACGAGTAGAGCCTGGCGAGTTTTCTGAACGAGTAATGGCGCTAGAAAACCGGAGCTTTTATAAACCCGGATTTCATAAAAAACCACTTGAACTTTAA
- a CDS encoding HAD-IIB family hydrolase, with product MKAYKMVAVNIDGIMVNKENKMSKRTKAAVEYLTRKGVVVTLMTDKPFSHAKKAAKALKLDGFIVAHGGAFISDTNKNEWFNRPLEMDNALDICHVLERFDCETRLLYGDHAISTRSQHKQTLLAKMSFGSPGEQMVYPITYVDSLYEQVLKEGAGPLNMAISCEEQADLNHISSILEQEVPDIELTVKENGQCLIVGKGAGKARALQWLVRERGMELEQVVAIGVHDEDIELLEMVGLGVAMGDANTALQASAAWVTRTVDQEGFAYMVHEVFRKQLRIQV from the coding sequence TTGAAAGCCTATAAAATGGTTGCAGTAAATATTGATGGAATTATGGTGAACAAAGAAAACAAGATGAGTAAGCGGACAAAAGCAGCGGTTGAGTATTTAACGCGGAAAGGTGTGGTCGTTACACTTATGACCGATAAACCATTTTCCCACGCTAAAAAAGCTGCAAAAGCGTTAAAGCTCGATGGCTTTATCGTTGCTCATGGTGGGGCGTTTATTTCTGATACAAATAAAAATGAATGGTTTAATCGTCCTTTAGAAATGGATAACGCTTTAGATATTTGTCATGTGCTGGAACGTTTTGATTGTGAAACACGATTACTATATGGGGATCATGCTATTTCAACACGTTCACAGCATAAACAAACATTACTTGCAAAAATGTCTTTTGGTTCCCCTGGTGAACAAATGGTTTACCCTATTACCTATGTTGATTCTCTTTATGAGCAAGTGTTAAAAGAAGGGGCGGGTCCATTAAATATGGCGATTAGCTGTGAAGAGCAAGCTGATCTTAATCATATTAGTTCCATACTTGAGCAAGAAGTGCCAGATATTGAATTAACAGTAAAAGAAAATGGTCAATGCTTGATTGTTGGAAAGGGAGCTGGAAAAGCTAGAGCATTGCAATGGCTTGTTAGAGAGCGTGGAATGGAGTTAGAGCAAGTGGTTGCCATTGGCGTTCATGATGAGGATATCGAATTACTTGAGATGGTGGGGCTAGGTGTTGCAATGGGTGATGCAAACACTGCTTTACAAGCATCAGCAGCGTGGGTTACTCGGACGGTGGATCAAGAAGGGTTTGCCTATATGGTTCATGAAGTATTTCGTAAGCAATTAAGAATACAAGTGTAG
- a CDS encoding sensor histidine kinase, whose product MIKINLTRRIWLAFVSLIVLVALSIIIVYPLSIRGALTEETYQIIDNRVRDLLTGEGSYQDRISPEQPGFYQSRVEQRATVSFTARFVDGLTGDIAFSNIFDVPPEQLSQEMLSNAYEQNAPRGQYEATFDGQTLFYVINETSDDFYLITYMWDTYRDEMVQNLWERLLYLLLLTSALSLLPAIWLKHYLRQPLAVLENHLEQIANRNWQEPLRWEGDEDFERLSYQFERMRQNLNSYDRAQKTFIQHASHELKTPIMVIKSYAQSVKDGILPKENLNQTMDVITEEANRMERRVIDMLYYTKLDQMKKDQLNVEMMPFGKLAYQIEERFRYQREDVAIGVEGAEIMIEVDPEQCEVLLENLVENGLRYAKDHLFIRAEQDETNTYLIVENEGEPIDADLTRLFNPFYKGNKGKFGLGLAIVKQIADLHYGTAMVENIEEGVRFTITLPRSQKQLVDGKGKKKEKKRDVTNKSTD is encoded by the coding sequence ATGATAAAGATTAACTTAACGAGACGAATCTGGCTAGCATTCGTTTCGTTAATTGTGCTTGTCGCGCTTTCAATAATTATCGTGTACCCATTGTCTATTCGAGGTGCTCTTACTGAAGAAACCTATCAAATCATTGATAACAGGGTTCGTGATTTATTAACCGGGGAAGGTAGTTATCAAGATCGCATTTCTCCTGAACAACCAGGTTTTTACCAATCGAGAGTAGAACAACGAGCAACTGTTTCTTTCACAGCTAGATTTGTTGATGGGTTGACTGGTGACATAGCGTTTTCAAATATTTTTGATGTTCCACCAGAGCAATTGAGCCAAGAGATGTTATCGAATGCGTACGAGCAAAATGCACCACGAGGGCAATACGAAGCGACATTTGATGGACAAACACTTTTTTACGTCATTAATGAAACTTCCGATGACTTTTATTTGATTACGTATATGTGGGATACATACCGTGACGAGATGGTGCAAAACTTATGGGAGAGATTATTGTATTTGCTTCTGCTTACGAGTGCGCTCAGCTTGCTTCCTGCTATCTGGCTCAAACATTATTTACGTCAACCACTCGCTGTACTTGAAAATCATTTAGAACAAATTGCAAACCGTAATTGGCAGGAACCATTACGCTGGGAAGGTGACGAAGATTTTGAAAGGTTGTCATATCAATTTGAACGTATGCGGCAGAACTTAAATAGTTATGATCGAGCACAAAAAACATTTATTCAACATGCTTCCCATGAACTGAAAACACCGATTATGGTCATAAAAAGTTATGCCCAGTCTGTCAAGGATGGGATTCTTCCTAAAGAAAATCTTAATCAAACAATGGATGTTATTACAGAAGAAGCAAATCGTATGGAACGTCGTGTAATTGATATGCTTTATTATACAAAGTTGGATCAAATGAAAAAAGACCAACTCAATGTGGAAATGATGCCCTTTGGAAAGCTTGCTTATCAAATTGAGGAGCGCTTCCGTTACCAAAGAGAAGACGTAGCAATTGGAGTAGAGGGCGCGGAAATAATGATTGAAGTGGATCCAGAACAGTGTGAAGTACTGCTCGAAAATTTAGTTGAAAACGGACTTCGTTATGCAAAAGATCATTTGTTTATTCGTGCTGAACAAGACGAAACAAACACTTATTTAATTGTAGAAAATGAGGGTGAACCGATTGATGCTGATTTAACAAGGTTGTTTAATCCATTTTATAAAGGCAATAAAGGGAAGTTTGGTCTAGGACTTGCGATTGTTAAGCAAATTGCCGATTTACATTATGGGACTGCAATGGTTGAAAATATTGAGGAAGGTGTACGTTTTACTATCACATTGCCTAGATCTCAAAAACAATTAGTTGATGGTAAAGGTAAGAAGAAAGAGAAAAAACGGGATGTTACGAATAAGAGCACGGATTAA
- a CDS encoding response regulator transcription factor: MDSYNIYLVEDEANLSEVLKAYLQKEGWNVTVFPDGDSAVEAVPGKPHLWVLDIMLPGTDGYQVLKAIKEQEDTPVIFISARDQDLDRVLGLEMGSDDYLSKPFLPQELIIRAKKLLNRVYGTSTSEAQKIELNAYSIDPIGRTILDTEADDEAVDLTTKEMDLMLLLSAEIGKAFSREKIIEHVWGENYFGSERAVDDVVRRVRKKMPRIHLETLYGYGYRILSS, from the coding sequence ATGGATTCATATAATATCTATCTAGTTGAAGACGAGGCAAACTTATCAGAAGTATTAAAAGCATATTTACAAAAAGAGGGCTGGAACGTTACTGTGTTTCCAGATGGTGATTCAGCTGTTGAAGCCGTGCCTGGAAAACCACATTTATGGGTGCTTGACATCATGTTACCTGGAACGGATGGTTACCAAGTATTAAAAGCAATTAAAGAACAAGAAGACACACCGGTTATCTTTATTTCAGCACGTGATCAAGATTTAGACAGAGTGCTTGGATTGGAAATGGGAAGCGATGATTATTTATCAAAGCCATTTTTACCGCAAGAGCTAATTATTCGTGCTAAGAAATTACTTAATCGAGTATATGGGACAAGCACATCGGAAGCACAAAAAATTGAATTAAATGCATACAGCATTGATCCAATCGGGCGTACGATTCTTGATACAGAAGCGGACGATGAAGCGGTTGATTTGACGACAAAAGAAATGGATTTAATGTTGTTGTTATCAGCGGAAATTGGAAAAGCTTTCTCTCGTGAAAAAATCATCGAGCATGTCTGGGGCGAGAACTATTTTGGTTCAGAACGTGCTGTAGATGACGTTGTCCGTAGAGTTCGTAAAAAAATGCCACGTATCCATCTTGAAACTTTGTATGGTTATGGATACCGTATTCTTTCTTCATGA
- a CDS encoding YlbF family regulator, producing MSNTYDKAHELKDALAESEEFKALHVLHEEIEADDIAKRMLENFRKLQLELQQKQMQGIQISEEEAQQAQQQFELVQQHELISKLMEAEQQLSVIITDLNKIITEPLEKIYGDPSQEQQ from the coding sequence GTGAGCAATACGTACGATAAAGCACATGAACTAAAAGATGCACTAGCAGAAAGTGAAGAGTTCAAAGCGTTACATGTTTTACATGAAGAAATTGAAGCGGATGACATCGCTAAGAGAATGCTTGAGAATTTCCGTAAGCTTCAATTAGAGCTTCAGCAAAAGCAAATGCAAGGAATTCAAATTTCGGAAGAAGAAGCGCAACAAGCACAGCAACAATTTGAGCTTGTTCAGCAACACGAGCTTATTTCGAAGTTAATGGAAGCAGAGCAACAATTAAGTGTGATTATCACAGATTTAAACAAAATCATTACTGAGCCGCTAGAAAAAATCTACGGCGATCCATCACAAGAACAACAATAA
- a CDS encoding sporulation YhaL family protein: MKTKQTSQLLALLAVAALVIAFIFTQTSIVQMIAASPWWMYLVVVGILVSGFMWIKTMREENEVDHEWIEQEGNVYMARIEEARKNASEK; this comes from the coding sequence ATGAAAACAAAACAGACAAGCCAACTGCTCGCGTTGCTGGCTGTTGCAGCGCTTGTAATAGCCTTTATATTTACGCAAACATCGATTGTTCAAATGATTGCAGCAAGCCCTTGGTGGATGTATCTAGTAGTGGTTGGAATTCTCGTGAGCGGTTTTATGTGGATTAAGACTATGCGGGAAGAAAACGAAGTAGATCATGAGTGGATTGAACAAGAGGGCAATGTGTATATGGCTCGAATTGAAGAGGCGCGCAAAAATGCTAGTGAAAAATAA
- a CDS encoding YhzD family protein, giving the protein MTFFLTAFNKDSSEVLNERIEARTEQEAIQVAKQRLEKTEASSLTHRLTRNGKMILFAR; this is encoded by the coding sequence ATGACTTTTTTTTTAACAGCCTTTAATAAAGATAGCTCTGAAGTGTTGAATGAACGAATTGAGGCGAGGACAGAACAAGAAGCTATTCAAGTCGCCAAACAAAGACTTGAGAAGACGGAGGCGTCAAGTTTAACACACCGACTCACAAGAAATGGAAAGATGATTTTATTTGCACGTTAA